The genomic stretch TACATATCATATAGAATACTAACTTTAATTAAGTACCCTTCCTCATGTGGATAATGATTTTCAAAAATGTCTACCCAACTCTTGATGCATCATTTTGCTAGTTGCAtttgaatttaaaatttttgaataaacaCAAGACAACCTGTCTAGAAAAGGACATGCTGACTTAGTTTGTTGTTCTATATGTCCTTGATTTTGAATAATGCAACAAACTCATCAACAACTACCTGCCAACTACATTTAAACCACATGGTCAGTATAAATTTTGCCTAAAATGGTATTTTTAGACAAATACCTTAATGCTGTATTGCACAGAATGACAGTCACGCTATCAATTCTGTAAGCATGCAGCAGTAAGAAGCATGCACAACTCCTTGAACACACATGTATGCACAACTCCTTTGACTAAAAGGAACAGAGCATGTTGAACATTCAATGACGCATACATGTTATCTGGCACGGTACATCATTTTCAGttcaaaaagaaagatcacttagaGCGGCAGCCTTTTCATCATCGTTCTCCTTCTCTGGGCTCAAAAAGACGATGCACTTAGAGCACCATCCTTTTCATTATCGCTTTTCTTCTCTGGGATACCCAAGTCCAATGTCTTTTCCTCGGTGGTTCTGACCTCCTTCAAATCAATAGGTTCTTTCCCATCTGATTCCCCTGCACATGGGATGAATGGGTTTTACGCCAGTACTTAGTTTGGCACATGATGGTACTATAGAGCAGAATTATATAATTGCTTGCATGTAGGGAGTGCTGTTGTTAGCAACAAGTTGATTATAAATTGAGGATAGCAGCAGAAGACTTTTTACTTGCACTATGAGTCTATGATCAATTATCATGAGTTCATGACAAAAGAAGAAATGTGTGGTTAACATATAGAATGACACAGTTAACAATAAGAAAATTCAACTTACCCTCGTCTCTCAAAGGTGTAATGGATTTCCCATCCTCTTGCTCGTTGGAGACACTCTCCTCTTCCTCAACCTTGTTCTCCCCTACTGTGtccaccttctcctcctccactTTCAATTCCTCAACAACTTTTGTTAGCACCTGCTCAACAGCAGTAGGATCTGGCAGGTCTGCCTCATTGTTTACCTCATTATCTTCAGAAGGTTCAGACTGCCCTGCTGCCTCCTCTTCAGCTTCTGTTGCACCATCAGCTTCGGTCATGCCCTCCTCATCCTCAAAAACAGTAGGCTCTGCCAGCTCTGCCTCATTTTCCACCTCATTGTCATCAGAAGGCTCAGGTTTCTCTTCTACCTCCTgtttctcctcctcctcttcctcctcctcctcctcctcctcttgggCAGCCGGTAAGCTGGCAATTTCATTGTCCTTGGTCATCGGGGAAGCTGCAGAGGCAACACCATCATCGTCCTTGGTTGCAGGGGTAGCCACAAAGTTAATACTGTGACCATCCTTGGTCACAGGGGCTACTGGTTTTGCGAAGGTGACACTGCCATCTTCCTCAGTCACCATGGCAACTTGGTCCTTGGTTGCTGGGGCAGCGGCAGAGGTAACACTCTCATCATCCTTGGTCACAGGGGAAACTGGTACTGCAAATGTGACACTTCCATCCTCCTCGGTCACCATGGCAACCATGTTGCTGGTCGTGGGGGCAGTTCCGAAGGTAACACTTTCATCGTCCTTGGCGTCGGCGTCATCTGGTACTGCAAAGGTGACGCTGCCGTCCTCCTCTGTCACCATGGCAACCGGGAACGTTACACTCTCAGCAACGTTGCCGTTCTTGGTCGACGTAGCCTCATCGTTCTCCTCGATCACCATGTCTTTATTGTCACCCCCATTTTCCTTCTCAATGGCTGCCTTAGTCGATATTTTGAGCACATCATCCTTCTTGATATCTTCTTTCTTCTCTGTAATGACATTCACATCCTCAGTTGATGACATGCCAGCCTTCTGACCAGCGACCCCTGCTTTGTCCTTGACGGCCTCATCTTTCTTCTCCTTGGCAGCCTTATCGGCAAATGCTTCTTTGCCCTTTTCAACGGTGACCGCTTCTCTAGCATCCGTGACGACTGCTTCATCCTTCTTGATCTCGACCTGTTTCTCCTCCCCGTTGGCATTCGCCGTCGAGATTGTGTTGCCCTCCTTTGCAGTGACGGCTTCTTTATTGTCCTTCACGACCTGTTCGGCCTTGTTGTTGATTGCTTCCTCTTTCTTCTCCCCAATGGCTTTCTCTTTCAATCTGGCTGCCTTGTCCTTTGTCTCAGCGATCGCCTCGCCATTGGCCTTCGCAGCGGCGGTGGAGGCATTGTCGCATGGCTGAAGCACACGGGACGATGGCTGGGTGGCGTCGATGACGCTGGATTTCCTCTTGAATCGGTTGCATCTGCTGCTGCCGGAGTTGCCGGTGGCCACCGCTTCTTTGGAGCCACCGCAGCCCATGGTGGCTCaaaggagaggagagagagcgtCCGAGATGCAAAATGCAACGAGAGGACGAGAAACCAATATGAGGTTCTGAGATTTGAGGCAAGGAGGAGTCGCAGGAGATTAATTAGGGTCTTATATGCCACGTGTATGCATGAATGGACAAGTCTCGTGGGGAAAACGCTTGCATGCATGATGTGACAAATTTAGGGAAACCATAACCAAACAAAAGTTTTTTGTTGAAGGGGTTGCGGCAAGTGTGTTTGTTGTCTAATTGCAGCGCATCATTGCTGTAAAATTTGCTCCGTttagagatttttttttaaaaaaaaaaacaaacaaacttTGTGCCTAACTGGCTGTCTTAGATCATTGGGCTCGGCCGACCGGTTGGACGGTTGGTTGCTGTCCTTGCTGATCCAAGAAGGAAGGGAACTATTCAGGTGCTTCATTACCCCCCTATGCTGACTTGGATACAAAATTGCAAATGTTGATTGGGTGTAACAAACAATGCAACAACACCATGTTTTTGTAGATCACAATACCATGCTGCGACGAACTGAGGTGCAATTAGTCATGTACTGAACCAAAGCTTAAGAGCGCAGAACTCTTCCTTAGAATGGAACAGTAATGAAAGAACAGTGGTTGAGGCAGAGACCAGAGGATGAGATGAGATGGAGCTGCCATTGAACGGCAGGTGCATGCGCAGCTGCCAGTCCTGAATCTTGATCGCCGGTCTATAAAATCCTCGTCCACCTTGAGCTAGCACTGCACCACATCAGTCGATACACTCAGCTGCATTTGCAGCATTGCTTTGGTTCACTCTCTGCAAATATTTTGTGGCCTGGGCCGAGTTTTTGTGCAGCTGTGACTGTGTGGCTAGGCAGCTTCCTGCCATCGTGGGCGATCGAGATGGGTCCCCATGGACCGGGAGGCCcagggtggggcccacctggaGGAGGCCCTGCAGACTGGGGGCCGCCACCCGGTGGACCTGGTGGACCTGGTTTCTGGGGACCTGGCTTTGGCGGCTTCATGGGATCTTGGTGAGCTGAACACTAACTACTGTACCTAATAGCATTCCAATCTTTGGAACTGTTGAATCAGATGCTGCTCAATGCTTTAGTGTATATAAGATTCTCAGCAACTctcgttttgtttttttttaaaaaaaattggctCGTGTTCGCCGGAAAATGTTTCCACTATGATCATTTGATGGGCTATGGTTCTACTGCTGTGCAGCTTCTACgttctctgctgctgctgcttgctgcAGGACTGCTGCCCGCCGTTCCTCGGACGCCCTGGCCCCGGCGGCCCGCCGCCCTTCTGAATTCTGATGCCGTTTCCTGATCAGATCCCGAGGTGAAATAAAGGTATTTTGCAGGTCCCCTGTTGAGCAAGTGCTGTCCCCTGTTGGTCCTCTCCAGAGCCCATCATGTTCAAtggatttctttttctttttttggcgAACAGAATGGATTTCTGTTTGCAGATCGCTGTGCCTGTGCGTGCCTATCCTTTGTATGCTCCCTACTTTTCGTTGCATGAACACTGATGAAAATCCAATCAGACTGGCTGTTACCTTGACACGAACTAAACGATCGTGAATTCGTGATTTAGATTTTCGAGACACTGTTTTGTGCCATTATAGGACGGGATATTAGACTCTAGTTATTAATTAACTACATAAAACCAATAACTTGAACGAAACCAGGTGTAAATAGATCAATTCTGATTCAGGACAAGCGAATCCAGCAAACTGTAAAAGAAAAGCTCAGGCAGATGGAAGAATCCCATGTTAATCTACAAGGCAGCAGGCATCTTTTGGGTGGGTTCTATACAACGCGAAAAAAAAGAAACTGTTCTATACACAGGCAACTGGTAGTTTGGCATTGCTGTTATGTGCAAAACCATATGAAGTTCTGAACTAATAATGCTAATAATAAATTCACCTCTCCAACATTTTGGAGCTCAACTGCCATTCAATTCTCTTGCCGCATAAGAAGCATCCCAGCTGCTGAACTTTTTTTAGAGTTCGGAACTCATATTCGGAGCAGGTAACCGAGTGAGGTACCAAGAAGCGCCACATACACCACAAAGAGCAAGGGGAAACCCACTTGACTCCTTGGGGTTCCCTTCTTTCTTAGGAATACCTGGACAAACCATGCATCATATTAGAAATAATATAAGCAAACAATGACCGATTTGTAATAACAAAATCCTAAATCAAAGCAAATTCAATGATGGTGAAAGAGCAGTTTCGACAGCGAGAAGTTTGCAACATTCGGTCAACATGGACAAGATATCAGGTGACTATCAGTCGACCCTCCAGATCTAAACACATAAATTGGGAAATGAGTGCATCAATAAATTTTGGTTATCAGATTCTATCAGGGGACCCTTTTTTTGTTTGGATAGATATATGGGGACCATTTAGTAAATGAAATTCCAGATGGATGGCTCCTCCAGCATCTGGTACAAATGCCTCCAGCAGAAACATGGCACAGAGAATCTACCAGAACCAGTTAATGGCATTATGCACTGCAGTGCGGTTCTGACTAGAAAATGCTGAGACTATAAATGTGTTAGCTTGCACCTACAAATTTCAAGCCAAACAGTAACAGGATGGGAATTGGGAAGGGGGTTGTGGCTAGAAGGCGTTTAGCTTTTTCATGCttcttatttaggccttgtttagtttacaaaatttttcaagattccccgtcacatcaaatcttgcggcacatgcataagcattaaatatagacgaaaacaaaaactaattacacagtttacctgtaaatcgcgagacaaatcttttgatcctagttagtctatgattggataatatttgtcacaaacaaacgaaagtgctacagtagcgaaatccaaaatttttctcaaactaaaccaggccttatCAGCCAAGCTAAAAACCCTATGCTTGAATACTCTTTCTTTTAAGCAACAGTATATATAGTTGTTCTACATTTTCCAGATGGTAATATAAATATCGATGAAGTTCAAGACAAACCATTTCTTGCTGTAGCTTATCCCGCTCCTGGGTGGTACTTCTGCTCTCTTCTCTTAGCCTTATTATCATCTTTTCAGCCTACAAAACAGAAACATATTAGAGTATCTTCACCATTTAATGAAAATCTAATCCTCATACTTGTTTAAGAAATGGAAAGTATCCCATGGTGTTCAGCTTACCTCTTCCAATTTTAATTCAAGATTGTTGAGCTTTGATTTCATATTCTGAACATCTTCTGTTACCTGGTACATATGTAAAAGGAGAAAGTGAACACATTGCTGTacgaaaagaaaaacaacaaaACATCCCCAATTCCCCATGCAAGTTGAGAGTTTTATGTATATATGTTGACTTGAAGGCTGTGATTCTGTTAAAGAAATAAATCAAACTGTAGAGCCAAGATGAGGGCCACAATTCAAAGTTCAATCCAGTTTTCTAAGTAACTGTTCACCATTGTATTTCATAACTGTTCTTTTTTTAATAAAGATTCAGTAGAAAACAGGTggttttttttgccaaaatcTAACCAGTATTAAGGCTTGGTTCTGCTTGGGGTGTATGTGACTCTGTTGGGCTAGAAGCTGGGTTGTGACTAGTGTATATCAAAAACATGTTTAACAGCTCTACTGACCATTCGCTTATATTAAGCTAAACTGAGGAAAATGGGCATATGGTGTACTAGATAATGGAAGCTTACATGAGATAATTGATGGTTTTGCACATTGAAAAGTCCTCGGTCACTTAGCATAACAGCTTCTTTAGGAGTAGTTTCCTCCAGTGGAGGAGATTCCTTAAAAACTGCAACGCTTTGTTTCAAAGGAGGAGATTCCTTAAAAACTGGAACGCTTTGTTTTGAAGGAGGGGATTCAATGGAAATAGCAGGGGCATGTTCAATTGTAACAGTAGAGGCATGTTCAACTGTAATAGCAGAGGGGTCTTTTTGAGCGGAAGGAGATTCTGCCAATACAGCTGGTGCTTCATTCAGTGGCACAGGAATTTCTCTCAGGCCTGGAGTCTCTTCGACAGGTGAAGGTATTCCAGTCACAATTGCTGGAGCTTGTGCCAGAGGGGCAGGAACTTCTATTGAAACATCTGGCACTTGATTCTCTATATTTGGCATCTCCTTCTGTACAGGAATTCCAACAGCTGGCTCGGTGTCATGAATTCCATTAGTCGGTTGCTCTTCAAGGGATTGGTATGCACTAACAAGAACAACTCTTAATTTGCTTTCCTCGATGTATCTGCCAGTTTCTTTGGAGAACTGATAAGAAAGAATTAGTGAGCATCACAGTTACAACAAACGACATGAAAAGAACACTATGCAACTATAGGTTATAGCTAGGTGCTTACAAAAGCAGGAACCAGTTCCTCGTCAGATGTACCATAAGGAACAACTGTGGTCTGTACCAAAAACTTGTCTTTTAATTGCATGTCTGGTGGAGCAGCTCGGAGTGCTTGCATGGTAACTACATATATAAGTAAAAAGCAAGCACAAATAGAATAAGAGGAAAGAATAATGTAGCCAACATAAGAGAAAACTGACAAGGTATACAAAAAGACAGAAAAGTTTAATAACTACTATTGCCCTTGTACCAATAGCAAGCAAAGGTGTTATTTAATGGGCAGTGAAAGTAAAGAAGGAATCCACTTGTAATGCACATCAAACAAGAGTCAGAATTACAACCTCCGGTCTGAAACTTATCACTTTAGCTTCATGCACACTGATACCGAACCAGAACTCCACGAGGATGTTAAGAACTACTGAATTGCCTATTTTTTTTTCCTTGACAATATTATTGTGCTTCGACCTCTCAAACGCCAATACCAGTAACCACATAGTGAAATTTGGTGGAAAATGTTGCCTTGAAAACTCAAACTGACTCACTAAAATGACATCGGACAAGATGGCTATGACATATGTCTCTTTTAACTTCTAACCCCCAAGTAAGCACAATTCTTAGAAGTAGGTTCAGATGATATCAGAGTACTACCAACATGGTTCTTCTTCAATAAACACAACCATTATCAATGACAGTGAGCGTAGATGCATACCTATGAATTCACATGTTTTCCTCGGAAGGATAACCCCGGTATTTGGTCGAACACAGTATCTTTTAGGAGATGTTGTTTTAACCTAGCCAATTTGAGGAAAAGGGAAAACAAGatcagaatttgttcaaaacaaGAAC from Sorghum bicolor cultivar BTx623 chromosome 3, Sorghum_bicolor_NCBIv3, whole genome shotgun sequence encodes the following:
- the LOC8062285 gene encoding FK506-binding protein 5 is translated as MGCGGSKEAVATGNSGSSRCNRFKRKSSVIDATQPSSRVLQPCDNASTAAAKANGEAIAETKDKAARLKEKAIGEKKEEAINNKAEQVVKDNKEAVTAKEGNTISTANANGEEKQVEIKKDEAVVTDAREAVTVEKGKEAFADKAAKEKKDEAVKDKAGVAGQKAGMSSTEDVNVITEKKEDIKKDDVLKISTKAAIEKENGGDNKDMVIEENDEATSTKNGNVAESVTFPVAMVTEEDGSVTFAVPDDADAKDDESVTFGTAPTTSNMVAMVTEEDGSVTFAVPVSPVTKDDESVTSAAAPATKDQVAMVTEEDGSVTFAKPVAPVTKDGHSINFVATPATKDDDGVASAASPMTKDNEIASLPAAQEEEEEEEEEEEEKQEVEEKPEPSDDNEVENEAELAEPTVFEDEEGMTEADGATEAEEEAAGQSEPSEDNEVNNEADLPDPTAVEQVLTKVVEELKVEEEKVDTVGENKVEEEESVSNEQEDGKSITPLRDEGESDGKEPIDLKEVRTTEEKTLDLGIPEKKSDNEKDGALSASSF
- the LOC8062286 gene encoding vesicle-associated protein 1-1, which codes for MGQDLVEIQPRELQFTFEVKKQSSCVVHLINKSNEYVAFKVKTTSPKRYCVRPNTGVILPRKTCEFIVTMQALRAAPPDMQLKDKFLVQTTVVPYGTSDEELVPAFFSKETGRYIEESKLRVVLVSAYQSLEEQPTNGIHDTEPAVGIPVQKEMPNIENQVPDVSIEVPAPLAQAPAIVTGIPSPVEETPGLREIPVPLNEAPAVLAESPSAQKDPSAITVEHASTVTIEHAPAISIESPPSKQSVPVFKESPPLKQSVAVFKESPPLEETTPKEAVMLSDRGLFNVQNHQLSHVTEDVQNMKSKLNNLELKLEEAEKMIIRLREESRSTTQERDKLQQEMVFLRKKGTPRSQVGFPLLFVVYVALLGTSLGYLLRI